In one Macaca fascicularis isolate 582-1 chromosome 6, T2T-MFA8v1.1 genomic region, the following are encoded:
- the CCNI2 gene encoding cyclin-I2 isoform X1, with protein sequence MASGARFPPQPSSSEVSAVQSPGGRPGAHLEEAALGVPLPRSPGEAPLPPSTRSRCPGTSQPGAASLHAASATVRLRPRRNTAPAGRTTDPVPAAAPEQAPRPAPQSPKPRNLEGVLDERRLLCHLQLAQDREARLWRGGKPQRDEICNAFEGVVLWLLRLQNIFYFSQSTFNLALTIFSRLLISVKVKEKYLHCATITSLRLAAKVNEEQEFIPQVKDFIKHYGSDYSPNELLRMELAILDRLHWDLYIGTPLDFLTIVSKEAFTESTLNSFVPLEQLFTT encoded by the exons ATGGCCTCGGGCGCTCGGTTCCCGCCGCAACCGTCGAGCTCAGAAGTCAGCGCAGTCCAGAGCCCAGGCGGGCGTCCAGGCGCCCATCTGGAGGAAGCAGCCCTGGGCGTTCCTCTCCCGCGGTCTCCGGGGGAGGCCCCTCTGCCCCCGAGCACCCGGAGCAGGTGCCCTGGGACCAGCCAGCCCGGAGCGGCTTCCCTCCACGCTGCGTCCGCGACAGTCCGCCTGCGGCCCCGGCGTAATACGGCCCCGGCCGGGAGAACCACAGACCCGGTGCCCGCAGCCGCCCCAGAGCAAGCTCCGCGGCCCGCTCCACAGTCCCCCAAGCCGCGAAACCTGGAAGGCGTCCTCGACGAGCGCCGGCTGCTCTGCCACTTGCAGCTGGCCCAGGACCGCGAGGCGCGCCTGTGGCGGGGCGGCAAACCCCAG CGGGATGAAATCTGCAATGCCTTCGAGGGAGTCGTGCTGTGGCTCCTGCGGCTTCAGAACATCTTTTACTTCTCCCAATCCACTTTTAACCTGGCCCTCACCATCTTCAGCCGCCTCCTGATATCAGTGAAG GTAAAAGAGAAATACCTACATTGCGCCACAATTACTTCCTTGAGGCTTGCTGCAAAAGTTAATGAAGAACAGGAG tttaTTCCACAAGTAAAAGACTTCATAAAGCACTATGGCTCTGACTATTCCCCGAATGAGCTGCTAAGGATGGAGCTGGCTATTCTGGACAGACTGCACTGGGACCTCTATATTGGGACGCCGCTGGACTTCTTGACTATAGTGAGTAAGGAGGCGTTTACAGAGTCTACCCTAAACTCATTTGTGCCTTTGGAACAGCTGTTTACAACATAG
- the CCNI2 gene encoding cyclin-I2 isoform X2 gives MASGARFPPQPSSSEVSAVQSPGGRPGAHLEEAALGVPLPRSPGEAPLPPSTRSRCPGTSQPGAASLHAASATVRLRPRRNTAPAGRTTDPVPAAAPEQAPRPAPQSPKPRNLEGVLDERRLLCHLQLAQDREARLWRGGKPQVKEKYLHCATITSLRLAAKVNEEQEFIPQVKDFIKHYGSDYSPNELLRMELAILDRLHWDLYIGTPLDFLTIVSKEAFTESTLNSFVPLEQLFTT, from the exons ATGGCCTCGGGCGCTCGGTTCCCGCCGCAACCGTCGAGCTCAGAAGTCAGCGCAGTCCAGAGCCCAGGCGGGCGTCCAGGCGCCCATCTGGAGGAAGCAGCCCTGGGCGTTCCTCTCCCGCGGTCTCCGGGGGAGGCCCCTCTGCCCCCGAGCACCCGGAGCAGGTGCCCTGGGACCAGCCAGCCCGGAGCGGCTTCCCTCCACGCTGCGTCCGCGACAGTCCGCCTGCGGCCCCGGCGTAATACGGCCCCGGCCGGGAGAACCACAGACCCGGTGCCCGCAGCCGCCCCAGAGCAAGCTCCGCGGCCCGCTCCACAGTCCCCCAAGCCGCGAAACCTGGAAGGCGTCCTCGACGAGCGCCGGCTGCTCTGCCACTTGCAGCTGGCCCAGGACCGCGAGGCGCGCCTGTGGCGGGGCGGCAAACCCCAG GTAAAAGAGAAATACCTACATTGCGCCACAATTACTTCCTTGAGGCTTGCTGCAAAAGTTAATGAAGAACAGGAG tttaTTCCACAAGTAAAAGACTTCATAAAGCACTATGGCTCTGACTATTCCCCGAATGAGCTGCTAAGGATGGAGCTGGCTATTCTGGACAGACTGCACTGGGACCTCTATATTGGGACGCCGCTGGACTTCTTGACTATAGTGAGTAAGGAGGCGTTTACAGAGTCTACCCTAAACTCATTTGTGCCTTTGGAACAGCTGTTTACAACATAG